The sequence below is a genomic window from Wyeomyia smithii strain HCP4-BCI-WySm-NY-G18 chromosome 1, ASM2978416v1, whole genome shotgun sequence.
taataaatgtgACGGAAAAAGAAGTTAGTTTGCCTTAATTAAGTGAGTAAAAGTGATtaaagaaaaaagaagaaagaaaaaacgaCTTCAAAATCAAGAACTAAAATGATGGGAGGTAAGAAATAAAActacaacaaaaacaaaaaagaacaaatgaaaaaagaagACAGAGATAAAGTAAGGAGCTCACaagtaaatttcaaaaaaaggtGAAACGTAAAATAATATAGAAAATCTGAAGTGACCAgaataaaatcaaaatgaaTCATCAAAAAACTGAGTAAGTAAACAACGAATTAAATAACAAGAAGCAGAAACTTAAATCAATGCACAAGCTAAAGGAATGGAATAAAAGttgcaaaaaaggaaaaagaataATAggattaagttttttttacgtaaaatgtaaaaaatagaaaagacgGGAATGAATATGttaaacaagattttttttagCATTTTCACTGGAAGattacaaaaaaacaaaagaaaaaagggtgaaattaaagaaaaagaaagaacaaACGACTAAAAAATTAAGAACTTTAATCATAGGAGAtaacaaatgaaaaaagaagaaaaaattagatttacttTAAATGTCGAAGGGAAGAAAGGAAATTAAGGAgctaacttttttttcgaaaggGAAGGAAAACCGAAAAcgtaatttatttaaaaaaccgtaaactaaaatagaaagaaaaaaaaagaaaaagagaaacaaaataaaactgaGATATGTAAAAGAATTTgagcgatttaaaaaaaaaacacgagaaAATGAAAcaatgtttgaaaaacaaaaaaaaatagaagtaCAAAACAGTAGCAAATATTGTTAAATCGAAAAGCGATAAACGAAACATGAATGAAACAAtaatgaaacaataaaaaaataaaaaccactCAAAATTCAACAGAGAAAGAATCAGTAACATAAacaaaaattaggaaaaagataacaaaaatagAGAAATGAAAACCACACGTGTGACGATTAAACACATCAAAAAAGAGATAGAACGAAAACTAAAATGaagaacgaataaaaaaaactgacgaAAATAAAGAACAAACAAGGACAATCAATACAAAAAATGGAGAGATAACCAACTGAAGAAATTGTAAAACACATAATGAAAACAAACAAGTGAAATTGAAGGTGATAAATAAGACAAACGAAGTAAAATCTGAATTTtggtaaattaaaaaataaacgaagttttaaataaaagaataaaaaaaataaataaaataatcaaaataaataaaaataaataaaaaaaaatttaaattaaattacgATAAACATGAAATCGAGATTGAAAATGGAAGTGAAAATAACTATAAATTGAGATAAAGGTCTGAATCAGAACCAAAGCTAAAACCAAACCAAGATCACATCAAGACTAGGGCAAAAGTAAGATCTCAACTCTTAGAAAAGACCCACGACAAAGCATCACAAAATTAGGTACGATTAGTTATTTATATTATCAAATTCTTTGGCTTTACTGGAATCAAAACGGGGATAGAATATTTCAATCCGCATATCAGTAACTGACTTCTCTTGATTTAATGAAATGAAACAGAGCCTGAATACTGTAGTACGTAGACGATGACAATCAAGAACTTCTTTATTCTGCTCAAATTCAACTAGGATGACTTTTACTTTACCCTTATTCAGTTCGATTCTAAACACTCACTTATCCGGAACGAGTTCCCGCGCCGACTTGGTACTCCAGAGAAACCTGTGTCGCAAGTGTTGTTTACTTTTTCGAAATTGCTTATCCGTTCCATGCAGCCAATCCAGATAACCGAATGTGCCGAAGCATTCGGTGAACCTACAAACACCAAGGTTGACTCTTGTCTAGTGATAAAGTTCAAGCCATTTCCGTTACTCACTTGGCATGATGATAGTCGTGATACTCCGGACTGGGGAAGAATGGTAAATGGTACCCGCAGTGATCGCGTACGGTGTTGATGATGAGCAGCGAGAACCAGAGGGCAGCCGTCGCCAGATGGCTCTTCATGAGATGAATTCCGATAATCGGTGGAACCATATTACTGATGACATGCTCCATCGGATGGCAGTACATGGCGGTCCAAGCGAACGGAGCCGTCCACTCGTGGTGTATCTTGTGTACAAATCGATACAGCGGTCGTAGATGCAGGAACCGATGAACGTAGTAGAATCCAATCTCCGCGAAGAACAAACACACCACCAGATCTCGTGCTACTTCGAACTTGCTCGGCAGGATGCGAACGTTCGGAAGATTCAACTTACCTGCCGTGTGAAATCCGATGTAGGTTAGCGGGATTCCAATCACCGTTTGATTGAACAAAATCGTTCTCATAACTCGTAGCAATCCGGTCCACTCGAGTGGTTCGTTCGTTCCGGGTTGTGTTTTGTACTTACGCAGCCACCGGGGACGGTTGAAGATATCCATCAATACAAACAATCCGCCAAACAGCCAGAAGAAACCATTCACCCACGTTGTGAGAGCCCACACGTACAGGAATTCAGGATCATCACCTTCCGGGTGGGTAAAGGGGAGTTTTTGCAGTGTTCCTTTCGAAATCAACCGATCGATCGTCACTCACCAATTGTATCCAACAGGAGGTTCCACTTGGCTTGCAGAAAAGTGTCATCGGACCCGTTGTTGTAAAAAGTTTCCATCGTGTCGGAAAACCTGTTTCGCGATTGAATGCGCGTTCTAACTTGCATACGCTAGAGTATGAAACGTGACACGACTGACACCGGTCGGATAAACTTCGTTCCGATCTAGCCGGCCGATTGGCGGCATGCGGAAGATAAGATTAGATATCGGTTGGCCTTCTATGGGTATCTATTACGGCGATAGTGGGATCGAATGAGAACCCCCATCATtaccaaacgaaaaaaaaaaaaggaaaatttctCATCAACCGGGAAGGGGAATCCGTTGAACGATTTTTATACGGACTTTTTTCCTGGTGATTTATGAGGACGCATGGCCGTGTGCACGGGAAAAGTTTTTGGGGTCGGTTCACTAGCAGAAATTTGGGGGAAAATGTTGTGGTTTAATGATTTTTTAGATCCATCCTTTTGACTCTTCAACTTTCTGGATCTTCACTTCCGTTCGGTATATTAAATTTTTGTGTTTTCGTCGTTACGATTCCATCATCCAACAATCGAATTTAGCTAAAATATTTCTCAGGCCAAAATCCTACACACAGCTATGTAAGGACGGTATTGAGTCATACCATGTCATGTAGGAGAAAACGCTAATTTAGGGAATATTTTGCGTTATGATAGTGATAAGGCCCTTTTTATTCGGTGAATTTTAGTGCAAAACAAAAGTGCTAGTCACCATCATAAAATTTCTACTTTTTTGAACCTCATTAGAAATGGCTCCAAGTAAGATGAACCCAAACACAGCCGAACGGGGTTTTATTCATGGATGCGTTCATTTCATGGCACACTACAAGAACCGCACAAGCGAGTGAAGCAATTTTAACACGCGTGCGCTTGCCGAAATATTGGTTGACCCCTCATCTTTAAACCGGCAGATTTCCCTTTATCGTGGAATGAAGtaaagagaaaagaaaaaataacaacaaaaccTCAAGTAAGCAGCTGCAATAAAAAACCATGAGGAGGGAAATAATGAACCTAAGAATATTTGAACAAAAAGAGGAGAAAAGGAATAGGGAAAACAACACCGCTTTTTCTGTGCATAGCTGGAGAACAAGGGTAAACAGCGATAGTGGAGATAAGAATacccatacacacacacacagttgACATAGGGCTTGACGCTTGTATGTTTTTCCTTTTCAATCGGTTTTCTATCGTTCGTCGGGGAACCTTTAACCCTAGCACAGTTCACGTGGTGCCGCCGGGTTGAGAGTGCCGGACATGGCGTGTGTAGGTATGTATGAATAATACGCTCCGGAACTGAAGGAGAGATGTTCGTTTTTAcataaaatgtaaaatattgatCTCGATAGTAGTGCTAATCAGCTTTCTTTTGTTTTCGAAATTTCGGTCTGATGATTTAAACAATATTATAACTTCTTGTTTTAGGTATTATACAAACGCtctgaatttttaatttttatttttatacttttaataaaaaatttgaCCCCATATTTAATTCCCAGCGCTATATTTTGTTTGATATTCCTGATTGTCGGGTAGGTTGAGAGCACTCgttacatttttttcttttggagatgaaaaaataaaaattgggtCACTGATCTTGCtcaacaaatttaaattgctacccGACAATCCTAGTTTTTTGCTCTTGGTGATGTGTGATCAGAACGGGTGAGGTACGAGATTTCAGCGATTCCCCAGATTTTCGATATAATTTTAGTACACAGTACGATGTGTTTTCGGTTTCAATAATAATATGTCTGATGTATGCCATTTTACCTTTTAGTATCTTgttaatgtttttattttctaatgCTTTTCTACTGTTTTTCTACTATTCGACTATTTATGTTCTATATGTTCTTTAGGTTAGTTCTGGTACATTTTATTTCGCATATTGTCAACGCAGACTTTGCAGcctgatcaaaaaaaaaaatacaattgaaaAAGCGTAAAACTTGTCAAAAAAACTCAGAAAATCACATTTTATTTCGCATATTGTCAACGCAGACTTTGCAGCCTGatcaaaaaaaatacaattgaaaaag
It includes:
- the LOC129725637 gene encoding fatty acid hydroxylase domain-containing protein 2-like, with the translated sequence MQVRTRIQSRNRFSDTMETFYNNGSDDTFLQAKWNLLLDTIGDDPEFLYVWALTTWVNGFFWLFGGLFVLMDIFNRPRWLRKYKTQPGTNEPLEWTGLLRVMRTILFNQTVIGIPLTYIGFHTAGKLNLPNVRILPSKFEVARDLVVCLFFAEIGFYYVHRFLHLRPLYRFVHKIHHEWTAPFAWTAMYCHPMEHVISNMVPPIIGIHLMKSHLATAALWFSLLIINTVRDHCGYHLPFFPSPEYHDYHHAKFTECFGTFGYLDWLHGTDKQFRKSKQHLRHRFLWSTKSARELVPDK